From the genome of Nitrosomonas sp., one region includes:
- the rsmI gene encoding 16S rRNA (cytidine(1402)-2'-O)-methyltransferase — MPLKSALYVVATPIGNLNDISLRALNVLAQVDMIAAEHVQTSRHLLSHHAIAVKNTRLIALHQHNEKTSANKILAFLAEGKSVALITDAGTPAISDPGAILVQHVREHGFTVIPVPGANAAISALSAAGISNPHFLFYGFLPAKSGPRQRELASLAALPYTLIFYEAPHRVLESLNDMTTLLGAQRQLTLARELTKLFETIHTCTLGKAAAWIKADSHRQKGEFVLLVSGRQDQEKSAISDQAQKTLKLLMTELPLKQAVKLTAEISGENKNALYQLALAIKSSAHLNV, encoded by the coding sequence ATGCCGTTGAAAAGTGCATTATATGTGGTTGCCACGCCAATAGGAAACCTTAATGACATCAGCCTGCGCGCACTAAACGTACTGGCACAGGTCGACATGATCGCGGCCGAGCATGTGCAAACCTCCAGACACTTACTGTCCCATCATGCAATTGCGGTTAAAAATACCAGGCTGATTGCGTTGCATCAACACAACGAAAAAACCAGTGCGAATAAAATACTCGCTTTTCTGGCTGAAGGAAAGTCTGTCGCGTTGATCACCGATGCAGGTACGCCCGCGATATCCGATCCTGGCGCAATTCTTGTCCAGCATGTACGAGAACATGGATTTACGGTTATACCGGTTCCAGGCGCTAATGCAGCCATCAGTGCACTGTCTGCCGCAGGCATTTCAAATCCGCATTTTCTGTTTTATGGTTTTTTACCGGCCAAATCCGGTCCGCGCCAGCGCGAACTTGCATCCCTGGCAGCATTACCGTACACACTGATTTTTTACGAAGCGCCGCATCGTGTTCTTGAAAGTCTGAACGACATGACAACCCTGCTCGGTGCGCAACGCCAGTTAACCCTCGCACGCGAACTGACCAAATTATTTGAAACCATTCATACCTGCACTTTGGGTAAAGCAGCCGCATGGATAAAAGCCGACTCTCACCGACAGAAAGGTGAATTTGTTTTACTGGTCAGCGGCAGACAAGATCAAGAAAAATCCGCAATCAGCGATCAAGCTCAAAAAACACTCAAACTACTGATGACCGAACTGCCACTCAAACAGGCCGTCAAACTCACCGCCGAAATTTCAGGTGAAAACAAGAATGCCTTATATCAACTGGCGTTGGCTATAAAGTCATCGGCTCACTTGAATGTTTAA
- a CDS encoding penicillin-binding protein activator, with product MQRFYIVIWVIVVTLYGNISAFATHPDGYYPGAVAPPPPPVSAYAPVPHIALMLPLQSSAFGSAAETVKEGFVTAAKREPAIPLTIRVYSTTDDPLDILITYHQALDAGAVLIVGPLTRNGVTALASSHVVEVPTLALNTTDMNMMLPSNLYLFGLQMESEANYIADMALSTHKNHAIIIKDSSRLSVRLQTAFADRWLSEYGNTAESVEYDEQQAFFSRLRKYTGGGQNLVFLALDADKVRRIRSYLNPVTPVYATSQIFVTNQDPLFNHDLNGIQFVDMPWLLQPDHPAVMTYRGSDNMENRDKDSERLYALGIDAFRLMRHMLQVRSPYDIEFDGVTGHIRFAAPAHFIRKPVAAVIDKGKVQLLEKSQ from the coding sequence ATGCAACGTTTTTATATCGTTATTTGGGTAATTGTCGTAACACTATACGGCAACATATCCGCTTTCGCTACACATCCCGATGGATATTATCCAGGTGCGGTAGCGCCACCGCCACCGCCTGTGTCCGCTTATGCGCCTGTTCCGCATATTGCACTCATGCTGCCATTGCAGTCTTCAGCTTTTGGTTCCGCGGCGGAAACTGTAAAAGAAGGTTTTGTAACCGCGGCAAAACGGGAGCCCGCGATACCCTTGACCATACGCGTTTATTCTACGACAGATGATCCGCTGGATATTCTGATTACCTATCATCAGGCGCTGGACGCGGGTGCTGTACTAATCGTCGGTCCGTTGACACGTAATGGCGTTACGGCATTGGCCTCGAGCCATGTTGTTGAAGTGCCGACTCTGGCCTTGAATACCACGGATATGAACATGATGTTGCCTTCGAATTTATATTTGTTCGGCCTGCAGATGGAATCCGAGGCGAATTATATTGCCGATATGGCCTTATCCACGCATAAAAACCATGCCATTATTATCAAGGATTCCAGCAGACTGTCGGTGCGTTTGCAAACCGCTTTTGCCGATCGCTGGTTGTCCGAATACGGTAATACTGCTGAATCGGTTGAATACGATGAACAGCAGGCCTTTTTTTCACGACTTCGCAAGTATACCGGTGGCGGACAGAATCTGGTTTTCCTGGCGCTGGATGCGGATAAAGTGCGCAGGATTCGTTCATATCTGAATCCAGTAACCCCGGTTTACGCGACTTCGCAGATTTTTGTTACAAACCAGGATCCGCTTTTTAACCATGACCTGAATGGTATTCAGTTTGTGGATATGCCCTGGCTGTTACAACCTGATCATCCGGCGGTGATGACGTATCGGGGTTCGGATAATATGGAAAACAGAGACAAGGACAGCGAGCGCCTTTATGCGCTGGGTATCGATGCATTCCGTTTAATGCGCCACATGCTGCAGGTACGGTCGCCCTATGATATTGAATTTGATGGCGTGACCGGTCATATCCGGTTTGCGGCGCCGGCGCATTTTATACGTAAACCGGTTGCCGCCGTTATTGACAAAGGCAAGGTGCAATTACTGGAAAAATCACAGTAG
- a CDS encoding YraN family protein, translating into MKGSDAEQTALSYLLGQGLELVERNYRCRFGEIDLVMSEGKTLVFVEVRMRASDVFGGAAASITVAKQEKLLRAARHYLSGLRHEPCCRFDAVLMTGIDNPRIEWIRNAFGE; encoded by the coding sequence ATGAAAGGCAGCGATGCTGAACAGACGGCTTTGTCTTATTTGCTGGGTCAGGGACTTGAGCTGGTTGAGCGCAATTACCGTTGCCGTTTCGGGGAAATCGATCTCGTTATGTCCGAGGGTAAAACTCTGGTTTTTGTCGAAGTCAGGATGCGTGCCAGCGATGTATTCGGTGGTGCGGCAGCGAGTATAACCGTTGCAAAGCAGGAAAAACTGTTGCGCGCGGCGCGCCATTACTTGTCCGGATTAAGACACGAGCCTTGCTGCCGTTTTGATGCCGTGCTCATGACAGGCATTGATAATCCGAGAATTGAGTGGATCAGGAATGCTTTTGGTGAATAA
- a CDS encoding pteridine reductase translates to MQGKVVLVTGGAKRVGAAICRRLHAHGAQIVIHYRSSMEEARALQNELNQKRPGSAALAQADLLDVDLLPDLIEKTVKRYGQLDVLINNASSFFATPLNQCTTEAWNDLIGSNLMAPLFLAQTAEPYLKTQQGCVINIVDIHAERPLKNFVIYNAAKGGLLALTKSLALEMAPDVRVNGVSPGPILWPEEREWSDDAARNKIIQGTLLKRMGEPEDIAKAVQFLINDAPYITGQIIAVDGGRSIHL, encoded by the coding sequence GTGCAAGGAAAAGTAGTTCTGGTTACAGGCGGGGCAAAACGCGTGGGCGCGGCCATCTGCCGACGACTGCATGCGCATGGTGCGCAGATTGTCATCCACTACCGCAGTTCAATGGAAGAGGCGCGTGCACTGCAAAACGAACTCAATCAGAAACGACCCGGTTCGGCTGCTTTGGCGCAGGCCGATTTACTGGATGTCGATTTGCTGCCCGATCTCATCGAAAAAACGGTAAAACGCTACGGCCAGCTGGATGTACTGATTAACAATGCATCCAGTTTCTTTGCAACGCCGTTAAATCAATGCACCACTGAAGCCTGGAACGATCTGATTGGCAGTAATTTAATGGCGCCACTATTTCTGGCGCAGACAGCCGAGCCGTATCTCAAAACGCAGCAAGGCTGTGTGATCAATATTGTGGATATTCATGCCGAACGGCCATTGAAAAATTTTGTTATCTATAATGCCGCCAAAGGCGGTTTATTGGCGCTGACCAAGTCTTTGGCGCTGGAAATGGCGCCTGATGTGCGTGTCAACGGTGTATCGCCCGGTCCGATATTATGGCCGGAAGAACGCGAATGGTCGGATGATGCCGCGCGTAATAAAATCATTCAGGGAACATTATTGAAACGAATGGGCGAACCTGAAGATATTGCCAAAGCGGTACAATTTCTAATCAACGATGCCCCATATATTACCGGGCAGATTATCGCTGTCGACGGTGGGCGCAGCATACACCTTTGA
- a CDS encoding SAM-dependent methyltransferase, which yields MSTFSNLSSLPACSEIALAHSKKLQTLIRKEIESAGGWITFERFMDISLYQPGLGYYNGGATKLGGSGDFVTAPEISALYGRTLARQVRQISEQVAGQIGDADVLELGAGSGKLAYDVLLELEQLACLPKHYYILEVSAELRERQQKLLAGKIPHLMPRLVWLEQLPEQFCGTILANEVLDAMPVHLVEWRGNELFERGIVWKNDAHDGQFAWENRPIENAVLRSVAEKLSVLMNPDQDEDFSYTSEINLNARYFMHTLAQILKQGVAILIDYGFGSGEYYHPQRSQGTLMCHYRHHAHDDPFFLPGLQDITSHVDFSALVEASEETDLVLMGYTTQAHFLLNCGITDILAQMPAEDVQNYLPMANQLQKLVSPAEMGELFKVIAFGKNIALPLAGFVGGDKSRML from the coding sequence ATGTCAACTTTTTCAAATCTATCCAGTTTGCCTGCTTGCAGTGAGATTGCCTTGGCGCACAGCAAAAAGCTTCAGACGCTTATTCGCAAAGAAATCGAATCGGCCGGCGGCTGGATTACATTTGAACGCTTTATGGATATCTCGCTGTATCAACCCGGGTTAGGGTATTACAACGGTGGAGCGACAAAACTGGGCGGCAGCGGTGATTTTGTGACTGCGCCGGAGATTTCTGCGTTATATGGCCGTACTTTGGCAAGACAGGTGCGACAAATTTCCGAACAGGTTGCCGGACAGATTGGCGATGCGGATGTACTTGAGCTGGGTGCCGGTTCCGGGAAACTGGCATATGACGTGTTGCTGGAACTCGAGCAATTGGCTTGCCTACCGAAACATTATTATATTCTTGAGGTCAGTGCAGAGCTGCGTGAACGGCAACAAAAACTGTTGGCCGGGAAAATTCCTCACTTGATGCCGCGTCTGGTCTGGCTTGAACAATTGCCTGAGCAATTTTGTGGAACGATACTGGCGAATGAAGTACTTGATGCAATGCCGGTTCATCTGGTTGAATGGCGCGGCAATGAACTGTTTGAGCGGGGCATCGTCTGGAAAAATGATGCGCATGACGGTCAATTTGCCTGGGAGAACCGGCCTATTGAAAACGCGGTACTCAGATCAGTTGCTGAAAAATTGTCTGTTCTGATGAATCCTGATCAGGATGAAGACTTTAGCTATACCAGTGAAATTAATCTGAATGCCAGATACTTCATGCATACGCTGGCCCAAATATTAAAGCAAGGCGTAGCGATACTGATCGATTACGGATTCGGGAGTGGTGAATACTACCATCCGCAGCGCAGCCAGGGAACGTTGATGTGCCATTACCGTCATCATGCGCATGATGATCCTTTTTTTCTGCCAGGGTTGCAGGATATAACCAGTCATGTCGATTTCAGCGCACTGGTTGAAGCTTCTGAGGAAACAGATCTGGTATTGATGGGTTATACCACGCAGGCGCATTTTTTATTGAATTGCGGAATAACCGATATCCTGGCGCAAATGCCGGCGGAGGATGTGCAAAATTACCTGCCTATGGCAAATCAACTGCAGAAGCTGGTGAGTCCGGCCGAAATGGGTGAATTATTCAAGGTCATTGCTTTTGGAAAAAACATTGCGTTGCCGCTGGCTGGATTTGTCGGCGGGGATAAAAGCAGAATGTTATAA
- a CDS encoding hemerythrin domain-containing protein: MKRIAALKALSIDHHHGLVLARKAKMVGTAGLQPNELQEIRMELRSHAETVLISHFEIEESCIAAALNTLNDPDIDQLINRLYREHEALRQLFSSVDICNTAHLKQLGELLEQHIRFEERELFEVAQTRLDDQALQAIAAACSQENDK; the protein is encoded by the coding sequence TTGAAAAGAATTGCCGCATTAAAAGCCCTGTCGATTGATCACCATCATGGTCTGGTATTGGCACGCAAAGCCAAAATGGTCGGAACTGCCGGTCTTCAGCCGAACGAACTCCAAGAAATCCGGATGGAATTGCGGTCGCACGCAGAAACAGTTCTGATATCCCATTTTGAAATCGAGGAATCCTGTATCGCAGCGGCATTGAATACACTAAACGATCCGGATATCGATCAACTGATAAACCGGCTCTATCGTGAACACGAGGCGTTGCGCCAGTTGTTCTCTTCAGTTGATATATGCAATACGGCTCACTTGAAACAATTGGGCGAATTACTGGAACAACATATCCGTTTTGAAGAACGCGAACTCTTTGAAGTGGCTCAAACGAGGCTGGACGATCAAGCGCTGCAAGCGATTGCTGCCGCCTGTAGCCAAGAGAATGACAAATAG
- a CDS encoding phosphoribosyltransferase, whose product MFHDRDDAARQLAEQLLSYRGRNPLILAIPRGAVPMAKIISEKLQGDMDVVLVRKLGAPGNPEFAIGAIDETGWTYLTQEAERIDNDPHYIETEKQKQLEVMQLRRKMYTPVRPPCDPAGRVVIVVDDGLATGSTMIAALHALRARNPQKLICAVPVAPPETLNKVAPLADEIVCLESPAFFYAVGQFYQTFQQVSDEEVIAILEK is encoded by the coding sequence ATGTTTCATGATCGAGACGATGCCGCCAGGCAACTGGCAGAGCAATTATTGTCGTATCGGGGGAGAAATCCGCTGATTCTGGCGATACCGCGTGGTGCGGTGCCGATGGCGAAAATTATCTCCGAAAAACTGCAGGGTGATATGGATGTTGTACTTGTCCGTAAACTGGGCGCACCCGGTAATCCGGAATTCGCGATCGGTGCTATCGATGAAACGGGTTGGACTTATTTGACCCAGGAAGCCGAGCGGATTGATAATGATCCACACTATATCGAGACCGAGAAACAGAAGCAGCTCGAGGTGATGCAATTAAGGCGGAAAATGTATACACCGGTTAGACCGCCGTGCGATCCCGCAGGACGTGTAGTCATTGTAGTGGATGATGGTCTGGCGACAGGTTCGACCATGATTGCTGCATTGCATGCTCTGCGTGCCAGAAATCCGCAGAAGTTAATCTGTGCTGTACCTGTGGCGCCACCTGAGACGCTAAATAAAGTGGCACCTTTAGCGGATGAAATTGTTTGCCTTGAATCCCCGGCTTTTTTTTATGCGGTTGGGCAGTTTTATCAGACATTCCAGCAAGTCAGTGATGAAGAAGTTATCGCAATCTTGGAGAAATAG
- a CDS encoding M48 family metallopeptidase, translated as MNIRIIIILLMLMMISACATSPMGRSQLIFMPDDEVDAMGLQAFDNLKSEKPISRKAQENQFVQCIADAITRETGGVWEVIVFEDETLNAFALPGNKIGVHTGLVDLVDNQDQLASVIGHEVGHVLAKHSNERMSQKLGAQVGVSLIAAIAAPQTALGQTAVSLLGVGAQYGIIMPFSRLHESEADNIGVELMAKAGFNPKESITLWQKMAQASQGAQPVEFLSTHPSHATRIEDLQALMPRALGLMQQAHAAGKKPHCTK; from the coding sequence ATGAATATCCGAATAATCATTATTCTATTAATGCTCATGATGATAAGTGCCTGTGCGACATCTCCGATGGGAAGAAGTCAGCTTATTTTCATGCCGGACGACGAAGTTGATGCGATGGGGTTGCAGGCTTTTGATAATTTGAAGTCCGAAAAACCGATCAGCCGTAAGGCACAGGAAAATCAATTTGTACAGTGTATTGCCGATGCCATCACCCGTGAAACAGGCGGTGTTTGGGAAGTCATTGTTTTTGAGGATGAGACGCTGAATGCTTTTGCATTGCCGGGTAATAAAATTGGCGTGCATACAGGATTGGTGGATTTGGTCGATAATCAGGACCAACTTGCATCCGTCATCGGCCATGAAGTCGGACATGTACTGGCCAAACACAGCAATGAGCGCATGTCACAAAAATTAGGTGCGCAAGTAGGGGTGTCATTGATTGCGGCCATTGCAGCACCTCAAACTGCGCTTGGGCAAACGGCAGTTAGCCTGCTCGGAGTGGGTGCGCAATATGGCATCATTATGCCGTTTAGCCGCTTGCACGAAAGCGAAGCGGATAACATCGGCGTTGAATTGATGGCCAAAGCCGGGTTCAATCCAAAAGAAAGCATTACTTTATGGCAGAAAATGGCGCAGGCCAGTCAGGGCGCGCAACCGGTCGAATTTTTGTCCACACACCCATCGCATGCAACACGCATTGAAGATCTGCAAGCGTTAATGCCAAGGGCGTTAGGCCTGATGCAACAGGCGCATGCCGCCGGGAAGAAACCGCACTGTACGAAATAA
- a CDS encoding VOC family protein, which yields MKIEGMNHFTVLSSDLEKTKAFYIQILGLHEGYRPPMESTGAWLYTDNQDHSILHIMAERPMPESAPGVIDHMAFTTTDLQSTIDTLKQQGIQYKLNRMKALGVWQLFFHDPDGAKIELDFSADEPAPAE from the coding sequence ATGAAAATAGAAGGCATGAATCATTTTACGGTTTTAAGCAGCGATCTGGAAAAGACCAAAGCATTTTATATCCAGATACTTGGACTCCATGAAGGCTATCGTCCGCCCATGGAATCCACCGGCGCATGGCTATATACGGACAACCAGGACCATTCCATCCTACATATCATGGCTGAGCGGCCAATGCCGGAGAGTGCGCCGGGCGTTATTGACCATATGGCATTTACCACCACCGACTTACAGTCGACCATTGACACACTCAAACAACAGGGCATTCAGTACAAACTGAACCGTATGAAAGCACTTGGCGTCTGGCAGCTATTTTTCCACGATCCCGATGGCGCCAAAATTGAACTGGATTTTTCTGCAGACGAACCCGCGCCTGCGGAATAA
- a CDS encoding 5'/3'-nucleotidase SurE → MKTRLILIKSMLFTALAISSYQATALNIVLSNDDGWSSIGIQAMKAALVAGNHNVFLVAPLDEQSGSSAAINTNALEVIKQRGSADEGAHEYSVALAGGQEGAEPATTAALGVGIVQQAIGVEPDLIVSGINAGQNLGAAAQISGTVGGALAAINSALAGGQIPGLAISTDNICNDDSATCHDANAAHYDRVAGFTADLIEKLSKNRTELMPQGIGLNINYPALETVNGVMVSRQGRTLTIGGQPISITFGCFDDCSNVEIGTAVPAGITGFAPLDLAEIKNADTTNNANGYITIVPIEADYTTGVTGRNNSVIKNFIQKIERIVKSMEF, encoded by the coding sequence ATGAAAACACGTCTCATACTGATTAAATCCATGTTATTTACCGCGCTGGCGATCAGTTCGTACCAGGCAACCGCCCTGAATATCGTCCTGTCCAACGATGACGGCTGGTCATCCATAGGTATTCAAGCAATGAAAGCAGCACTGGTGGCTGGTAATCATAATGTATTCCTTGTCGCACCACTTGATGAGCAAAGCGGGAGCAGCGCTGCAATCAATACGAACGCCCTGGAGGTCATCAAACAACGTGGCTCTGCTGATGAAGGCGCACACGAGTACTCGGTTGCTCTGGCCGGTGGTCAGGAAGGTGCTGAACCAGCCACTACCGCAGCACTTGGTGTCGGCATTGTGCAGCAGGCGATCGGCGTTGAACCGGACCTAATTGTTTCGGGTATCAATGCGGGTCAGAACCTGGGCGCCGCAGCTCAGATTTCCGGAACCGTTGGCGGTGCGCTCGCTGCCATTAACAGTGCGCTTGCTGGTGGACAAATTCCTGGCTTGGCAATCAGTACAGACAACATCTGTAATGATGACAGCGCCACATGCCATGACGCCAATGCAGCTCACTACGATCGCGTCGCAGGTTTTACTGCAGACCTGATCGAAAAGTTGTCTAAAAATCGAACTGAACTGATGCCGCAAGGCATTGGCCTGAATATCAACTATCCCGCGCTTGAAACAGTGAACGGCGTAATGGTCAGTCGCCAGGGCCGGACTCTGACAATCGGCGGTCAGCCTATTTCTATCACCTTTGGTTGCTTCGATGATTGTTCCAACGTAGAAATCGGCACCGCTGTTCCTGCCGGCATTACTGGATTTGCTCCGCTTGATCTGGCCGAAATCAAGAATGCCGATACGACAAACAACGCAAACGGTTATATCACTATTGTCCCTATCGAAGCAGATTACACTACTGGCGTAACCGGAAGAAATAATAGCGTGATAAAAAATTTCATACAAAAAATAGAACGAATCGTCAAATCCATGGAATTCTAA
- a CDS encoding AAA family ATPase produces the protein MIKPLAKNQLYTACDIDQFDFKTTDQLEDLKEIIGQDRALKALHLGVNIQHEGYNLFVLGPTGLGKHTVVREYLEALSKSRETPPDWVYVNNFDKPSEPIAISLTSEHASIFRDDMHQLVEDLCSAIPSAFETDEYHLRLQEIDDDLKKTIESAFGTLNDEAEASNMRLLRTPHGFAFAPVKNNEVIKPKEFEALPEKEQRQIEETIIVLEEKLTGILRMQPQWQREARNKIKELNREIVMFASGHLIDELKNKYHYHDVIQAYLEAVQQDVINNLQNFRREEEPADHMHVSLMKMPAFRRYEVNIIVDHTQHDGGVPVVFLDLPNYANLIGAVEHTVNMGALQTDFTLIKAGALHQANGGYLVIDALKLLMQPYAWEGLKRALFSHQIKIQSLGQIYSVVSTVSLEPEPIPLNIKVVLIGDRMLYYLLHAYDPEFKQLFKIAADFDDRMHRTAENQHVYAQMIAGLLRRNELRPFERSAVALTIEHGARLAGDAEKLSINVMDISDLLREADYYAGESNRPVVQREDVQRAIDAQIYRGDRIRELLQEAINRGILMIDTDGAKVGQINGLAVMQLGDVSFAVPSRITATARLGSGKVIDIERETKLGGAIHSKGVFILSSFLAERYARDNPLSLSASLVFEQSYGRIEGDSASMAELCSLLSALSGLPIRQSLAMTGSVNQRGEAQAIGGVNEKIEGFFDICKFRGLTGNQGVLIPLSNVRHLMLRDDVIQACENGQFAIYAYRAVDEAMEVLTDNSAGQINAKVKARLRELEKIRQNVAKNNSSPSNGDEKDSD, from the coding sequence ATGATCAAGCCACTTGCAAAGAATCAACTCTATACAGCCTGCGATATCGATCAATTCGATTTCAAAACGACTGACCAGCTGGAAGATTTGAAGGAAATCATCGGTCAGGATCGCGCCTTGAAAGCGCTGCATCTTGGCGTGAATATTCAGCATGAGGGGTACAACCTGTTTGTGCTTGGCCCCACTGGCCTGGGTAAACATACTGTTGTGCGGGAATATCTGGAGGCGTTGTCCAAATCACGGGAAACACCGCCTGACTGGGTTTATGTGAATAATTTTGATAAACCGTCAGAGCCGATTGCAATCAGCCTGACCAGTGAACATGCTTCCATTTTTCGCGATGACATGCATCAACTGGTCGAAGATTTATGCAGCGCCATTCCAAGCGCGTTCGAAACCGATGAATACCATCTGAGACTGCAGGAAATCGATGACGACCTTAAGAAGACGATTGAGTCCGCTTTCGGCACGCTCAACGATGAAGCTGAAGCAAGCAATATGCGGCTGTTACGCACACCGCATGGTTTTGCTTTTGCGCCGGTGAAAAACAATGAAGTCATCAAACCCAAAGAGTTTGAAGCGCTGCCTGAAAAAGAACAGCGGCAGATCGAAGAAACAATCATCGTGCTTGAAGAGAAACTGACCGGTATTTTACGTATGCAGCCGCAGTGGCAGCGAGAAGCCCGGAACAAGATAAAGGAGCTTAATCGCGAGATTGTCATGTTTGCTTCCGGTCATTTGATCGATGAGTTGAAAAACAAATATCATTACCACGATGTCATTCAAGCCTACCTGGAAGCGGTGCAGCAGGATGTTATCAATAACCTGCAGAATTTCCGCCGTGAAGAAGAGCCGGCAGATCACATGCATGTGTCATTGATGAAAATGCCGGCTTTTCGCCGTTATGAAGTGAATATCATCGTTGATCATACCCAGCATGATGGTGGTGTGCCAGTTGTGTTTCTTGATCTGCCCAATTATGCGAATCTGATTGGCGCTGTTGAACACACTGTGAACATGGGTGCGCTGCAGACCGATTTTACATTGATTAAAGCAGGCGCCTTGCATCAGGCCAATGGGGGGTATCTGGTTATTGATGCGCTTAAATTATTGATGCAGCCTTATGCCTGGGAGGGGCTAAAGCGGGCGCTTTTTTCGCATCAGATTAAAATTCAATCACTGGGTCAGATTTATAGTGTCGTCAGTACAGTCAGTCTTGAACCGGAACCTATCCCTTTAAATATCAAGGTTGTTCTGATTGGCGACCGCATGCTTTATTATTTGCTGCATGCATATGATCCCGAATTTAAACAGTTATTCAAGATCGCGGCCGATTTTGACGACCGGATGCATCGCACGGCGGAAAACCAGCATGTGTATGCACAAATGATTGCCGGTTTGCTGCGTCGCAACGAACTGCGGCCTTTTGAGCGTTCTGCGGTGGCGCTTACTATAGAGCATGGTGCGCGGCTGGCGGGTGATGCGGAAAAGCTGTCGATCAATGTCATGGATATTTCCGATTTGTTACGTGAAGCGGATTATTATGCGGGCGAATCGAATCGGCCAGTCGTCCAGCGCGAGGATGTTCAACGTGCAATCGATGCCCAGATCTATCGTGGCGATCGCATACGGGAACTGCTGCAAGAAGCGATTAACCGCGGGATTCTGATGATCGATACCGATGGCGCCAAGGTGGGTCAAATAAACGGATTGGCCGTGATGCAGCTTGGCGATGTCAGTTTTGCGGTGCCTTCGCGTATTACCGCAACAGCGCGCCTCGGTAGTGGAAAAGTAATCGATATCGAACGAGAAACAAAACTTGGCGGTGCAATTCACTCTAAAGGGGTATTCATCCTTTCATCGTTTCTGGCCGAACGTTATGCCAGGGATAATCCCTTGTCACTTTCCGCCAGTCTGGTGTTTGAGCAATCTTATGGCAGAATCGAAGGCGACAGCGCCTCGATGGCGGAACTGTGCAGCCTGCTTTCAGCGTTGTCGGGTTTGCCCATTCGGCAGAGTCTGGCGATGACCGGTTCCGTTAACCAGCGTGGAGAAGCGCAGGCCATTGGCGGTGTGAACGAGAAAATTGAAGGGTTTTTCGATATCTGTAAGTTTCGGGGATTGACCGGAAACCAGGGTGTTCTGATACCGTTGAGTAATGTTAGGCACTTGATGCTGCGTGATGACGTCATCCAGGCCTGTGAAAACGGGCAGTTTGCAATCTATGCATACCGCGCAGTCGATGAGGCGATGGAAGTGTTAACGGATAATTCCGCGGGGCAGATTAATGCCAAGGTCAAGGCCCGGTTACGCGAACTGGAAAAAATACGTCAGAATGTTGCAAAAAACAATAGCTCACCATCCAACGGCGATGAAAAAGATTCAGATTAA